A genomic window from Spiroplasma helicoides includes:
- a CDS encoding MG406 family protein, protein MLKTLFKKNIKYIYMILLPIYIALTVILVVLNLFSVIDYSWIVGFIAAAAFGFASFLLLYVSSKKLAQNQNPHLYVFFSILRLGLYMVPLLISIYLPNYVSSFGVLIGFLISLIFPMILKN, encoded by the coding sequence ATGCTTAAAACTCTTTTCAAAAAAAACATTAAATATATTTACATGATATTACTACCAATTTACATCGCGTTAACCGTAATATTGGTAGTTTTAAATTTATTTAGTGTAATCGATTATTCTTGAATAGTTGGTTTTATAGCAGCAGCAGCTTTTGGGTTTGCATCATTTTTACTATTATACGTATCATCAAAGAAACTAGCACAAAATCAAAATCCTCATCTCTATGTATTTTTTTCAATACTGAGATTAGGATTATATATGGTTCCACTCCTTATAAGCATTTATTTACCTAATTACGTAAGTAGTTTTGGTGTATTGATTGGTTTTTTAATATCTTTAATTTTTCCAATGATATTAAAAAATTAG
- a CDS encoding F0F1 ATP synthase subunit A has protein sequence MSQLTENWNIITPQLFSIVATLIIICSFCITYNVKIRNIKEGEQLSGFLVLTESFITSIENMVVTTMGKKFRHLTPYAMYIFMYILVSSVISLLGFEPLTSSYTVTLSMAIVSFIGIYYYGLRYQKFLFFIKFLHNPIEIFTQFVPILSLSFRLFGNMIAGSIILGLLYGALINAEGAIFGHRGMANEIWGSDFYAQYKYWWGGFNFISVIMLPWLHLYFDLFDGFIQSIVFTMLTLSYWSNAKDGEHSEKESSNEHDHTRKAKKIKAKEIKLEAKEIKSKGKEMAQAVQ, from the coding sequence ATGAGTCAACTTACTGAAAACTGGAATATCATAACCCCGCAGTTATTTTCTATAGTAGCAACTTTAATTATTATTTGCTCTTTTTGCATTACATATAATGTAAAAATCAGAAATATTAAAGAAGGTGAACAGTTAAGTGGTTTTTTAGTTCTTACTGAATCCTTCATAACTTCAATAGAAAATATGGTTGTTACAACTATGGGTAAAAAATTTAGACATCTTACCCCATATGCTATGTATATTTTTATGTACATACTTGTTTCATCAGTCATTTCGCTGCTTGGTTTTGAACCGTTAACTAGCTCATATACAGTAACATTATCAATGGCAATAGTTTCATTTATAGGAATTTATTACTATGGATTGAGATATCAAAAATTTTTATTCTTTATAAAATTTTTACACAACCCAATAGAAATATTTACACAATTTGTTCCTATTCTATCATTGTCATTTAGGTTATTTGGTAATATGATTGCTGGATCAATTATTTTGGGATTGCTATATGGAGCACTTATTAATGCTGAAGGAGCAATTTTTGGACATAGAGGAATGGCTAATGAAATTTGAGGTTCAGATTTCTATGCACAATACAAATATTGATGAGGTGGATTCAACTTTATTTCAGTCATAATGCTACCATGGTTGCATTTATACTTTGATTTATTTGATGGATTTATCCAATCAATAGTATTTACAATGTTAACTCTTTCTTACTGATCAAACGCAAAAGATGGTGAACATAGTGAAAAAGAATCATCTAATGAACACGATCATACTAGAAAAGCTAAAAAAATAAAAGCAAAAGAAATTAAATTAGAAGCAAAAGAAATTAAATCAAAAGGAAAAGAAATGGCACAAGCTGTGCAATAA
- a CDS encoding ATP synthase subunit c family protein, translating into MFAQLFTVASQFSEAWISILPAIMFESTITGDLQKGLYGVGAGLTGIGMIGASVGQGVVGHGACLAIGRNPEVAGKITSTLIITAGISESGAIYALVIAMLILFVL; encoded by the coding sequence ATGTTCGCACAATTATTTACAGTAGCTTCACAATTTAGTGAAGCTTGAATTTCAATTTTACCAGCAATAATGTTCGAAAGTACAATTACTGGTGATTTACAAAAAGGTTTATACGGGGTAGGTGCAGGTCTAACTGGTATAGGTATGATCGGTGCTAGTGTTGGACAAGGAGTAGTTGGTCACGGTGCTTGTCTTGCAATTGGACGTAACCCCGAAGTTGCAGGTAAAATTACTTCAACACTAATTATTACTGCAGGGATTTCAGAGTCTGGTGCTATATATGCTTTAGTTATTGCTATGTTGATCTTATTCGTTCTTTAA
- the atpF gene encoding F0F1 ATP synthase subunit B has translation MFEWISSITLYSEDQAGVPEVTKALFPNLPNFIAHILSTIIIIILLVKFVYKPFKKMVEERRRKINELLDDAASKQAQANRQKKDVEKLLISAKDESKQILVKAKTEADEMKFEIIDSAKQEAQNIQEHAKQAIESERSEAQEDIRKEIIDLAFEAAQKILAKNVSSDTNKKLIEEFLNNID, from the coding sequence ATGTTTGAATGAATAAGTAGTATCACTTTATATAGTGAAGATCAGGCTGGAGTTCCAGAAGTAACAAAAGCATTATTTCCGAATTTACCAAACTTTATAGCACATATTTTATCAACAATAATAATTATTATTTTGTTAGTAAAATTTGTTTATAAACCATTTAAAAAAATGGTAGAAGAACGTAGACGTAAAATTAATGAACTACTAGATGATGCTGCTTCAAAACAAGCTCAAGCTAATAGACAAAAAAAAGACGTTGAAAAATTACTTATAAGTGCAAAAGATGAATCAAAACAAATTTTGGTTAAAGCTAAAACTGAAGCTGACGAAATGAAGTTTGAAATCATTGATAGTGCAAAACAAGAAGCACAAAATATTCAAGAACATGCTAAACAAGCTATTGAGTCTGAAAGAAGCGAAGCTCAAGAAGACATAAGAAAAGAAATCATTGATTTAGCTTTTGAGGCTGCTCAAAAAATTTTGGCAAAAAATGTTTCTAGCGACACAAACAAAAAACTTATTGAAGAATTCTTAAACAATATTGATTAA